Proteins encoded by one window of Bacteroidota bacterium:
- a CDS encoding ZIP family metal transporter produces MSYIILFSAIIIGVVTGEVLKKQKKIEGLFLTFSGAFLLAITIFHLLPNVYKKGGFDIGIFIMIGIFLQILLEYVSKGLEHAHHDNHKENLNHTFTVPMFLSISVHAFLEGAPVHNHGHFIEDISNPILLGIFLHKIPISSIIFISFRKSGYSKKFSVAMLALFGLMTPAGSYFVSKVPVLFQYSPQINAVVIGIFLHISTVILFESDHGHKFNAAKLIVVASATSIVYFLF; encoded by the coding sequence ATGAGTTATATAATACTTTTTTCAGCAATAATAATCGGTGTAGTTACAGGAGAAGTGCTAAAGAAGCAAAAGAAGATAGAAGGATTGTTTCTAACTTTTAGTGGAGCTTTTTTATTGGCAATAACAATTTTTCATTTGTTGCCAAATGTGTATAAAAAGGGAGGTTTTGATATCGGGATATTTATTATGATCGGTATTTTTCTTCAGATATTATTGGAGTATGTATCAAAAGGATTGGAGCATGCCCATCACGATAATCACAAAGAAAATCTCAATCACACTTTTACAGTTCCAATGTTTTTGAGTATTTCTGTTCATGCGTTTTTAGAAGGAGCTCCGGTACACAATCATGGACATTTTATTGAAGATATTAGTAACCCAATTCTTCTGGGTATTTTTTTACATAAAATTCCTATTTCATCAATTATATTTATTTCATTTCGCAAGAGTGGTTATTCCAAAAAGTTTTCTGTTGCAATGTTAGCATTATTTGGGTTAATGACTCCTGCAGGAAGTTACTTTGTAAGTAAGGTACCTGTATTATTTCAGTATTCTCCACAAATAAATGCAGTCGTTATAGGTATATTTCTTCATATAAGTACTGTAATTTTATTTGAAAGCGATCATGGACATAAGTTTAATGCTGCTAAGCTTATAGTTGTAGCATCAGCAACGTCTATTGTATATTTTTTATTCTAA
- a CDS encoding T9SS type A sorting domain-containing protein has translation MKIFNSLKSKLKGIALLSMLFVSSFTMAQTINPADGAVLYSNEVVSFDWYFDTGVADLTHTLYVINPDKTETSLGAGFANGQNHAVGKVFEVGEYQWYQKAWNGTLYKSEYRSFTVVEGNVPVFAPEDGGEFHPNQILSFDWFVPVTATANKLVVYASDGSVYFESVNVAGGQQHIEGGKFVNDTYTWKGIYTDGGVEAETAEYTFSTVGDANTTVIEQYGITWYIKGTPEYGKYANGEYWVVGPIELVKITPQSIQYEMTTLPNGDPLPAGVQPYNVNRIINGSMINPETVSDAAGNVNWSHGFDDELAIWKPVSNSYPERVAAYAQYKSWYKEELNIARVDVGGVYEPISEAHSRSVAVNSSIVSSISCDVPDRPVLEVTAILTVVAEADKPVAGDFRPPYSGYDKKSKYNVSDLDYSALKTLEPTPNMIDLETAEALFERNWIDILSDWQNEFLHAKQNMQASYGANVASAISHGAVALNTEYGNGTADKEILLKRMTQLGLDLYGVVTTAGGWRTFQNNGGLLPGRKLPIMIAGKVLNDTHMLNIKTEHPEIHFHEEDQTFYVTQADIDMSNSTSWNPDSRDAINMPYEASDINLPEWGIRHATNPEIENKYWDCVYRRCCNESGLQGSVLAAHAMGLVEDWGHDAYFDYMDRYLSVEKQLWFIEGEDVKFDVTENKSGLYGRGVTNSFVEMYGMNEMWVKHRATFGPEWKRTDETDIYSNGSREGSGLGILENEELKLSIIPNPVVDGSFAVDAVKGNYTMEIFDLNGRIVYYSNKLNGESNISTENLKSGVYFVKVLTENNKNYRAKLIIKQ, from the coding sequence ATGAAAATTTTTAACTCATTAAAAAGTAAACTAAAGGGCATCGCTCTTTTATCAATGCTTTTTGTGTCGTCATTTACAATGGCACAAACAATAAACCCTGCCGATGGAGCAGTTTTATACAGTAACGAAGTGGTGTCTTTCGATTGGTATTTCGATACGGGAGTTGCTGACCTTACACATACTCTTTATGTTATTAACCCTGATAAAACAGAAACGTCTTTGGGGGCTGGTTTTGCAAACGGACAAAATCATGCTGTAGGTAAAGTGTTTGAAGTAGGAGAGTACCAGTGGTATCAAAAAGCGTGGAACGGAACACTTTATAAGTCGGAATACCGTAGTTTTACAGTAGTAGAAGGTAATGTACCAGTGTTTGCCCCCGAAGATGGAGGTGAATTTCACCCAAATCAAATTTTATCGTTCGATTGGTTTGTACCTGTAACAGCAACGGCAAACAAACTTGTAGTTTATGCATCAGATGGATCTGTTTATTTCGAGTCGGTTAATGTAGCTGGTGGACAACAGCATATTGAAGGTGGTAAATTTGTAAACGATACTTATACGTGGAAAGGTATTTATACCGATGGAGGCGTTGAGGCAGAAACTGCTGAATACACTTTTTCTACTGTAGGAGATGCTAATACTACTGTAATTGAGCAGTATGGTATTACTTGGTATATAAAAGGTACACCTGAGTATGGAAAGTACGCAAATGGAGAATATTGGGTAGTAGGACCAATTGAGCTGGTTAAAATTACACCTCAGTCTATTCAGTATGAAATGACAACTTTACCAAATGGCGATCCTCTTCCAGCCGGTGTTCAACCTTACAATGTTAATAGAATTATTAACGGATCGATGATTAATCCGGAAACTGTTTCAGATGCTGCGGGTAATGTTAATTGGAGTCATGGTTTTGATGACGAGTTGGCAATATGGAAGCCTGTTTCAAATAGTTATCCTGAGCGTGTAGCTGCTTATGCACAGTATAAATCGTGGTATAAAGAAGAATTGAATATAGCACGTGTTGATGTTGGTGGTGTTTATGAACCAATTAGTGAAGCACATTCACGTTCTGTAGCGGTGAACAGTTCGATAGTTTCATCAATCAGTTGCGATGTACCGGATCGTCCTGTTTTAGAAGTAACAGCTATTTTAACTGTAGTTGCAGAGGCCGATAAACCTGTTGCAGGAGATTTTAGACCGCCATATTCGGGGTACGATAAAAAATCGAAATACAATGTTAGCGATTTAGATTATTCGGCACTGAAAACATTAGAGCCTACGCCTAACATGATTGATTTAGAAACAGCAGAGGCTTTATTTGAACGTAACTGGATTGATATATTATCCGACTGGCAAAATGAGTTTTTGCATGCTAAACAAAATATGCAGGCTAGTTACGGTGCAAATGTTGCATCAGCAATTAGTCACGGTGCCGTAGCGTTAAATACAGAGTATGGAAACGGAACAGCTGATAAAGAAATATTGTTGAAGAGAATGACACAGTTGGGACTCGATTTATATGGAGTTGTTACTACAGCAGGTGGTTGGAGAACTTTTCAGAATAACGGAGGATTGTTGCCAGGTAGAAAGTTGCCTATTATGATTGCCGGAAAAGTGTTAAACGACACACACATGCTTAACATTAAAACTGAACATCCTGAAATTCATTTTCACGAAGAAGATCAAACTTTTTATGTAACGCAGGCAGATATTGATATGTCAAATAGTACTTCCTGGAATCCTGATAGTAGAGATGCTATTAACATGCCATACGAAGCAAGCGATATAAATTTACCTGAGTGGGGTATCCGTCACGCAACCAATCCAGAGATTGAAAATAAATATTGGGATTGTGTTTATCGTCGTTGTTGTAACGAAAGTGGTTTGCAAGGATCTGTCTTAGCAGCACACGCAATGGGCTTAGTTGAAGATTGGGGCCATGATGCATATTTCGATTATATGGATAGATATCTTTCTGTTGAAAAGCAGTTATGGTTTATCGAAGGAGAAGATGTGAAATTTGATGTTACCGAGAATAAATCAGGTCTTTATGGTAGAGGTGTTACTAACTCTTTTGTTGAAATGTACGGGATGAATGAAATGTGGGTTAAGCACCGTGCTACATTTGGTCCGGAATGGAAACGAACAGACGAAACAGATATCTACAGCAACGGATCAAGAGAAGGTTCAGGTTTAGGTATTTTGGAGAATGAAGAACTTAAATTATCAATAATTCCTAATCCGGTAGTTGATGGGAGTTTTGCAGTTGATGCTGTTAAAGGAAACTACACGATGGAAATATTTGATCTAAATGGCAGGATTGTTTATTACAGTAATAAGTTAAATGGAGAAAGCAATATTTCTACCGAAAACTTAAAATCAGGCGTTTATTTTGTAAAAGTATTAACTGAAAATAATAAAAATTACAGAGCTAAGCTTATTATAAAGCAGTAG